One window of Bifidobacterium pseudocatenulatum DSM 20438 = JCM 1200 = LMG 10505 genomic DNA carries:
- a CDS encoding Ppx/GppA phosphatase family protein: protein MVSLHSHATRLGVLDIGSNTVHMLIVDAAPGARPEPEASAKSTVRLMQYLKEDGTIKKAGVEAVISAVEKAMELAKEYEITQLLVLATSALREAPNGGKILRRIEDAIGQPVTVLSGVDEARLTFLAARRWYGWDAGRLLVIDIGGGSLEVAMGSDEDPTVALSVPAGAGRITREFLPENGIASEKDLENARRNIRKILDPMVEAFPKSKHPMHAVGTSKTIRSLARLAGAVMRQPGRVDTSIMTLDQLEDWLPRLAAISPDQRVALPGVTPERTYQIVGGGLVVDEIMKALDVKEIEICPWALREGAILRWLDQFGRTRLGF from the coding sequence ATGGTCAGTTTGCATTCGCATGCCACGCGACTCGGCGTGCTTGATATCGGTTCGAACACTGTTCACATGCTCATCGTCGATGCGGCTCCAGGAGCCCGACCTGAGCCTGAGGCGAGCGCTAAAAGCACCGTTCGCCTGATGCAGTACCTCAAAGAAGATGGCACCATCAAAAAAGCCGGAGTCGAAGCCGTGATCTCCGCAGTGGAGAAGGCCATGGAGCTGGCTAAGGAATACGAGATCACCCAGCTGCTGGTGCTCGCCACGTCTGCATTGCGTGAAGCGCCGAATGGCGGCAAGATCCTGCGCCGCATCGAAGACGCCATCGGACAGCCGGTCACCGTGCTTTCCGGTGTTGACGAGGCACGCCTCACCTTCCTGGCGGCTCGCCGATGGTACGGCTGGGATGCCGGTCGCCTGCTGGTGATCGACATTGGCGGCGGCTCGCTCGAAGTGGCCATGGGTTCTGACGAAGATCCGACCGTGGCGTTGTCCGTGCCTGCCGGTGCTGGCAGAATCACCCGCGAATTCCTGCCGGAGAACGGTATTGCAAGCGAAAAGGATCTGGAAAACGCGCGTAGGAACATCCGCAAAATCCTCGACCCGATGGTCGAGGCCTTCCCGAAGTCGAAGCATCCGATGCATGCCGTCGGCACATCGAAAACCATTCGATCCTTGGCTCGTCTCGCCGGCGCGGTGATGCGCCAGCCAGGTCGTGTGGACACGTCGATTATGACGCTCGACCAGCTGGAAGACTGGCTTCCGCGACTCGCGGCCATTTCCCCCGACCAGCGTGTGGCGCTGCCGGGTGTAACCCCCGAGCGTACATATCAGATCGTTGGCGGCGGTCTGGTGGTTGACGAAATCATGAAGGCGCTCGACGTTAAGGAAATCGAAATCTGCCCGTGGGCATTGCGAGAGGGCGCGATTCTGCGCTGGCTCGACCAATTTGGTCGCACTCGCCTCGGTTTCTGA
- a CDS encoding endonuclease/exonuclease/phosphatase family protein, with protein sequence MGGAKPRTAQGKAVKPVRTLKKAKSHRVRNIICGFLAGILSIAALLGTVSHILPAEIQAWPYVPIIVSLVPWFAILAVIALICGIVSKRTMSVLLAIAAIALQVWWQYPFFYNETKLPRAAIAAVSGASANTQDDYARLMTCNVFKGRADAQEIVDVVRSERVEVLALQETTDAFVDELNKAGIGDLLPYAQVASSDGVYGNGLWSAGPLVDPADDDVDSSASFMPGATVAFNDGQTQIRFVSVHTTSPTDGYWQQWKRSLDELGRLRYDTSRRYVFMGDFNATDDHAPFRNFLGTRFADAAKQAAGGLVFTWPANIDYVPTFAGIDHIVLDSGMLAGRVKSLKIDGSDHKALLATVQFDV encoded by the coding sequence ATGGGTGGTGCAAAACCTCGTACAGCGCAGGGGAAGGCTGTTAAACCCGTTCGTACGTTGAAGAAAGCTAAGTCGCATCGCGTGCGCAATATCATATGCGGTTTTCTGGCTGGCATTCTGTCGATTGCAGCTTTGCTGGGCACTGTTTCGCACATACTGCCTGCTGAGATTCAGGCGTGGCCGTATGTTCCCATTATCGTTTCGTTGGTGCCTTGGTTTGCGATTCTTGCGGTGATTGCGCTGATTTGCGGTATTGTCTCGAAACGAACAATGTCGGTATTGCTGGCGATTGCGGCGATCGCGTTGCAAGTATGGTGGCAGTATCCGTTTTTCTACAATGAGACGAAGCTTCCGCGTGCCGCGATTGCAGCGGTTTCGGGAGCGTCCGCCAATACGCAGGATGATTATGCCCGTTTGATGACATGCAATGTGTTTAAGGGTCGTGCCGACGCGCAGGAAATTGTCGATGTGGTGCGTAGCGAGCGTGTGGAAGTGCTGGCATTGCAAGAAACGACCGATGCTTTCGTGGACGAGTTGAACAAGGCTGGTATTGGCGATTTGCTGCCGTATGCGCAGGTGGCAAGCTCAGACGGCGTGTATGGCAATGGTTTGTGGTCGGCGGGTCCGCTTGTTGATCCAGCTGATGATGATGTTGATTCGAGCGCGTCGTTCATGCCAGGAGCCACGGTTGCATTCAATGATGGTCAGACGCAGATCCGTTTCGTTTCGGTGCATACCACGTCTCCGACCGATGGATATTGGCAGCAGTGGAAGCGTTCATTGGATGAGCTTGGTCGACTCCGGTACGATACGTCTCGTAGGTACGTGTTCATGGGCGATTTCAATGCGACCGACGATCATGCACCGTTCCGTAATTTCTTGGGAACACGGTTCGCGGATGCGGCCAAACAAGCGGCCGGGGGATTGGTATTCACGTGGCCTGCGAATATCGATTATGTGCCGACGTTTGCGGGCATTGACCATATCGTATTGGATTCCGGCATGTTGGCAGGTCGGGTCAAATCGTTGAAAATCGACGGAAGTGATCACAAGGCGTTGCTGGCAACCGTGCAATTCGACGTGTGA
- a CDS encoding DUF4391 domain-containing protein, whose translation MTIASCGSVSAITLGLPNSTAISSEKATLPKGLFVAKVPVSAKTKQRLATEVESITMLSLLRPQNTSLAAGNRIPEILVLGLRLHGKNASVPTDVVELIAMQRKSGMLFACVRDAEIDGTVQKECAFAVRRALPGRAGHTPTFKVFASAWVPADEALLDISDPAVDSMDTLWESLCAQVILGDSSPAEVDARMVRNAQIAQLKADIDKLTRDHQRVKNSAQRNEIFAKLHKAKKQLEELQG comes from the coding sequence ATGACGATAGCCTCCTGCGGATCGGTTTCCGCAATCACTCTTGGACTTCCGAATTCCACCGCAATCTCCTCAGAAAAGGCGACGTTGCCCAAAGGGCTGTTTGTTGCGAAAGTTCCGGTTTCCGCTAAAACGAAGCAGCGTCTAGCCACTGAAGTCGAATCGATCACGATGCTTTCTCTGTTGCGACCGCAGAATACTTCGCTCGCTGCAGGCAATCGCATTCCTGAAATACTGGTGTTGGGATTACGTTTGCATGGCAAGAATGCTTCAGTTCCTACGGATGTCGTCGAATTGATCGCCATGCAACGCAAGTCAGGCATGCTGTTCGCCTGCGTACGCGATGCCGAAATTGACGGTACGGTACAGAAGGAATGCGCGTTTGCAGTGCGCCGCGCGTTGCCGGGACGCGCCGGGCATACTCCAACATTCAAGGTCTTCGCCTCCGCATGGGTTCCCGCCGATGAAGCATTGCTGGATATTTCCGATCCGGCTGTGGATTCCATGGATACGCTTTGGGAATCATTGTGCGCACAGGTGATTCTCGGTGATTCATCCCCCGCAGAAGTGGATGCCCGTATGGTACGGAACGCGCAAATCGCGCAGTTGAAGGCCGATATCGACAAGCTGACGCGAGATCACCAGCGGGTCAAGAATTCAGCGCAGCGCAACGAAATCTTCGCAAAACTTCACAAGGCGAAGAAACAACTCGAGGAGCTGCAGGGCTGA
- a CDS encoding aminotransferase class I/II-fold pyridoxal phosphate-dependent enzyme, with the protein MGNAENSALPQMSHRAQIANPFRAMVFGAMADEMIAAGTDVVKLSLGEPDFGAPLAVRDAMREQYDGRPLPYTAAMGLPELRQAISDFYKERHHVDVDPKRIAITAGGSTALLLAAALTVNEGDEVLIADPSYPCNRELVRAFGGKVVDVPTNATTRFHLTPELCHEYWSDRTKAVMITSPSNPTGTTIAFDTLKSVCDLAKERGAWRIVDETYLDLADREPDGSDVKSVLACDPDAIVCSSFSKFFGMTGWRLGWMVVPECALEAMDDLATNFFLCAHTPTQHAALACFTPETLAVCEERRQELLERRRIVVDGLAEIGLPLEVEPNGAFYAYFNISSTGLDAWTFCERALKEAHVALTPGRDFGEATADTHVRLSYAASREALREGLRRLGDFVDKLRG; encoded by the coding sequence ATGGGAAATGCTGAGAACAGCGCGCTGCCGCAGATGTCGCACCGCGCCCAGATTGCTAATCCGTTCCGTGCCATGGTGTTTGGTGCGATGGCCGACGAGATGATCGCCGCAGGCACCGATGTGGTCAAGTTGAGCTTGGGGGAGCCGGATTTCGGCGCTCCGCTCGCAGTGCGTGATGCGATGCGCGAACAGTATGATGGCCGTCCATTGCCATATACCGCCGCAATGGGTTTGCCGGAATTGCGTCAGGCGATTTCCGATTTCTACAAGGAACGCCACCATGTGGACGTCGATCCGAAACGTATCGCGATTACGGCCGGAGGTTCCACGGCACTGCTGCTTGCCGCCGCATTGACGGTGAACGAGGGTGACGAGGTGCTGATCGCCGACCCGTCGTACCCGTGCAATCGCGAACTGGTTCGCGCGTTCGGCGGCAAAGTCGTGGACGTGCCGACGAATGCGACCACCCGATTCCATCTCACACCGGAACTGTGCCACGAATACTGGTCGGATCGCACCAAAGCGGTGATGATCACCTCGCCGTCGAACCCGACCGGTACCACCATCGCCTTCGACACCCTGAAATCCGTGTGCGACCTGGCGAAAGAACGCGGCGCATGGCGTATCGTCGACGAAACCTACCTTGACCTGGCCGACCGCGAACCGGACGGCTCCGACGTGAAATCCGTGCTCGCCTGCGACCCGGACGCCATCGTATGCTCCAGCTTCTCCAAGTTCTTCGGCATGACCGGCTGGCGACTGGGTTGGATGGTCGTGCCTGAATGCGCGCTCGAAGCCATGGACGATCTCGCCACCAACTTCTTCCTGTGCGCGCATACTCCCACCCAGCATGCGGCGCTCGCGTGCTTCACTCCGGAAACGTTGGCCGTGTGCGAGGAACGTCGTCAGGAGTTGCTGGAGCGTCGTCGCATTGTGGTCGACGGATTGGCTGAGATCGGTCTGCCGTTGGAGGTTGAGCCGAATGGCGCGTTCTATGCGTATTTCAATATTTCCAGCACTGGTCTTGACGCGTGGACGTTCTGTGAGCGTGCGCTGAAGGAAGCGCATGTTGCGTTGACGCCTGGTCGTGATTTCGGCGAGGCGACCGCGGACACGCATGTGCGACTGTCGTATGCGGCCTCGCGCGAGGCGTTGCGTGAGGGGTTGCGTCGTCTTGGCGATTTTGTTGACAAGCTGCGTGGCTGA
- the xseA gene encoding exodeoxyribonuclease VII large subunit — translation MTWNQDYTPPAAQPNSKPLPRLAGETTADNPWPVSLLSEKFHMAVERWPSVWVAGQITQINTRRQGSAYITLRDDYQDIALEVNGFGQFAAAATPFVQGDRVIIHGKPNLWMKRTSLSLRGDAIIAAGAGGSLKAMIDELRKKLKGEGLFDADRKQPLPEFPHCIGLICAPQARAEGDVITNVRLRWPVVDFKVTHVHVQGEQCPSDVIKAIAQMDADPDVDVIIVARGGGAFEDLIGFSDEGVVRAAAAAHTPLISAIGHEDDWTLLDLVADLRASTPTDAAKKVVPDVREQMQLINVNIERMRMRIDATVNNETRLIEGYANRPSLTQPLTMLEPHQRLIDDARTRMRIGLTRILDDASLTIEKAHASLTALSPQSTLNRGYAVVQGADGHVIDDANAVNTGDQLTMTLKHGVIVSEVTTVTKE, via the coding sequence ATGACTTGGAACCAGGATTACACACCCCCGGCAGCGCAGCCGAACAGCAAACCGCTGCCACGACTGGCCGGCGAAACCACCGCTGACAACCCCTGGCCGGTAAGTCTGCTCAGCGAGAAATTCCATATGGCCGTCGAACGGTGGCCATCGGTTTGGGTGGCCGGGCAGATCACGCAGATCAACACCAGACGTCAGGGCAGCGCCTATATCACTCTGCGCGATGATTATCAGGACATTGCGTTGGAAGTCAACGGTTTCGGGCAGTTCGCCGCAGCCGCCACGCCTTTCGTGCAGGGCGACCGCGTCATCATCCATGGCAAACCGAATCTGTGGATGAAGCGCACGTCACTGTCTTTACGTGGCGACGCCATTATCGCGGCCGGCGCAGGAGGCAGCCTGAAGGCCATGATCGACGAATTACGCAAGAAGCTGAAAGGCGAAGGCCTGTTCGACGCTGACCGCAAGCAGCCTCTGCCCGAGTTTCCGCATTGCATTGGTCTGATTTGCGCGCCGCAGGCTCGCGCCGAAGGCGATGTCATCACCAACGTGAGATTGCGTTGGCCTGTTGTCGATTTCAAAGTGACGCATGTGCATGTGCAGGGTGAGCAGTGCCCTTCCGACGTGATCAAGGCGATCGCGCAGATGGATGCCGATCCTGATGTCGACGTGATCATCGTGGCCCGTGGCGGCGGCGCTTTCGAAGATCTGATCGGGTTCTCCGACGAAGGCGTGGTACGCGCCGCGGCAGCCGCCCATACGCCGCTGATTTCCGCGATCGGCCATGAGGATGATTGGACGCTGCTTGATCTGGTTGCCGATCTGCGCGCATCCACGCCAACGGACGCGGCGAAGAAAGTCGTGCCGGACGTGCGCGAGCAGATGCAACTGATCAACGTGAACATCGAACGCATGCGCATGCGCATCGACGCCACCGTCAACAATGAAACAAGACTGATTGAAGGCTATGCGAACCGTCCAAGCCTCACACAGCCGCTCACCATGCTGGAACCGCATCAGCGTCTCATCGATGATGCAAGAACCCGCATGAGAATCGGTCTGACACGTATTCTTGACGACGCAAGCCTCACCATCGAAAAAGCGCATGCCTCACTGACCGCGCTTAGCCCGCAATCCACTCTCAATCGAGGTTATGCGGTAGTGCAGGGAGCGGACGGCCATGTAATCGACGATGCGAACGCCGTGAACACCGGCGACCAACTCACCATGACATTGAAGCACGGCGTGATCGTGTCCGAAGTCACCACCGTAACGAAGGAGTAG
- a CDS encoding exodeoxyribonuclease VII small subunit, which yields MINETTPASSLTDKEREAIAQMPYEEARDQLIQAVQALEAGGLNLDQSMRQWELGEALAKRAQSLLGEVRAKLDAAQAEQATAANTAGTQDNLA from the coding sequence ATGATCAACGAAACCACCCCCGCATCCAGCCTGACCGACAAGGAACGCGAAGCCATCGCACAAATGCCTTACGAAGAGGCTCGAGATCAGCTCATTCAGGCCGTGCAGGCACTTGAGGCCGGCGGACTCAACCTTGACCAGTCCATGCGCCAGTGGGAGCTTGGCGAAGCCCTCGCCAAGCGCGCTCAAAGTCTGCTCGGCGAAGTGCGTGCCAAGCTTGACGCAGCCCAGGCGGAACAGGCCACTGCGGCCAATACCGCTGGAACGCAAGACAATCTGGCCTGA